The Phlebotomus papatasi isolate M1 chromosome 3, Ppap_2.1, whole genome shotgun sequence genomic sequence TCGTTACATTTAACTTTAAAACTCGTGATCAGTAAGTTCTTAAAGCTCAATACGGGATTCCTAATCTTTGACTTGAATATCCGGAATCCTTCAGTTCTTAAGGCTCATAAGGGATCCTAATCTTTGACTTGAAAATAAATCCTTCAGTTTTAAACACTCAAAactaattctttaatttttacttaagaATCTGGAATCCTTCAGTTCTTAAGGCTCAATAAGGGATCCCTATCTTTGACTTGAAAATTCTGAATCCTTTAGTTGATAAGGTTCAATAAGGGATCCTTGTATTTGACTTAGAAATCCGGAGTCTTCATGTTCTTAAGGTTCAATAAGGGATTCTTAACTTTAACTTAAGAACTTGGAATCCTTCAGTTCTTAAGGCTCAATAAGGGATCTTTATCTTTGACTTGAAAATTCTAAATCGTTTAGTTCTTAAGGTTCAATAAGGGATCCCTAAATTTGTCTTACAAATCCGGAATCTTCTAGTTCTTAAAGTCCAATAAGGGATCCCTATCTCTGACTTAAGAACCAGGAATCCTTCAGTTCTTAAGGCTCAATAAGGGATCATAATCTTTGATTTTAAAATCCGGAATCTTCCAGTTCTTAAGGCTCAATAAGGGTTTCCTAACTTTGacttaaaatcctgaaatcttTCAGTTCTTAAAGCTCAAAAATGGATCCCTGTCTTTGACTTAAAGATCCGGAATCTTCCAGCTCTTAAAATGCAAAAGGGATTTCTTGAGAAATAGAAATTCTTTAGTATTTACGGCTCAATAAAGATTCCCTATCTTTGACTTAAATATTTGGAATCTTTTAGTCTCTATGTCCTAAAGACAATTCCTTAATTTTGACTCAAAAATCGAAATCCTTATGTTCTTAAGTCCTGAAAACGGAATCTCGTACTCTAACCTGAAAACTCAAATTTAAGTTAAtgacttattattattaagttttGGCTTCTAAATCTAAAATACTTCGATCCTTTAAATCTGAAATTCAATAAAGTATTTTTAGGAGATACCTTTAGAAATTTGACCTCAAGAACTCTAGACttttaaatctttaagaaaCGTAAAAATTTATAAGagttcctgtttttttttaaacgttcAAAATAGTAAACTTTAATGAAAActtaaaatcttcaaattattaaacCTTAATGAAGATTTTTTTGTCCTGTTCGTTAAACCGTTTTATTCCGGACCTTCGATAGTTTTTATGTTTCCGCAGAATCTCATAACAAATTGCAATTGTCAATTAGAAAACCTTGTcagaaaactatttaaaattcaaaaaataaaggaaaaagcCCAaagaaagttcgaaaattggTTTTTACTCATTTTTTCTGAAACAAACctggaaattcaacaaaaaaatctcttaaaattaagagataaaaagaaattgagaaaaaaacaaaacaattttaaaaaataatgaatatttcagtgaagtaaaattttagtgatatattcgttgttttttttgggataacataaaaaaatatattaaacgaaaaagcaaaaaaaggaGAATATTATATTTCTCAGAGGTTCaacaatttaaacaaaaagttttcctagaaggaaaaaaatacatttcctacatgatttttctttttacaattttaaatcctttttcTTTTACGTCTTAAGTTTAATATTTTACCATTTTACTTTTAGATTACTACTACTACTTTTTACACTATTTTCCTCtccttcttatttttttatttaattgttgttttattttaaatcaattcgAATTAGTCTCTTTGTTAATAGCCACTTTATCGAACACTTTGAATTGTAATTAATTGGTTGGAAATTCTCCTCTTATAATTCTCTATATTCTCGCGATTTCTCAGCTATTCTGCccattatttacatttttatttttttaaaagttattcTCCTCAATCTCGTGCATTTTTGCTGtaacttttttcttttaaattaccTCCTTTCAACTTTACTTTTAATCAGTCAATTTATGGATTTATTTTCTTGGctattgataatatttttttggatttcatTTCGCGgcagaataaataaattttccgtagaaattttatttattttttggtgtttaaactaagcaaaaaaaaacctctAAAAGTGCACCTACGcattatgacaaaaaaaaaccctttttccTACAATTCcacattattttccactaaacaATTTCTATTTATGGTAATATtactaagaaaaaattaaaaaaaaatgattcatcttagaattaatttacaattacgcaattatttataaatttaccattttttctttaaatattcaattaattataatgattttttaaagcattgaaagaaaattaaagcTATAGCTGAAGTTTTTTTCCACGTTATTCTTCTATTACTTAATCCTTGTATTTCCTTaatcatttcttttatttttttcattcacaagaaaacaaaaattgttttgtttttgtgaagaaaaacaaaaagaacaaatccgactaaatcctaaaaaaaatcaacagaaaagaaaaatatttctttagagaaaaataaagaaaaaaaagaactagcAATTCGtactaaaagaaaacttttggGAGTGAATCTTTGGTTAGAAGTCCATTCCAATTTGATATTCTTCCAACTTCACACTCTCCAAAAGTCAGCTGTCAAAGAAAAACCTGTCAGTTTCCTTCTGCTGTCAAATCTTTTATCTCTCTTTTTCTCTcctatcaaaaaaaatctttctattGGCTGTGAACCATGttacttcttctttttttctagaaaaattgtgataaagtaaaactattttcaatttataattatttctaACCTCTCTTTCTACTTCCTTGTGATCTTATGTAACCTtacttgttgttttttttctcttgaaaattCTTCTACATAAATGGCAGTCTTGTGAGTTAAAGGAATCCACAAATGCTGTTTGTcgctcaattttttaaaaaaattcccacTCAAAAAAGTTGATCGGACGTCAAATTTTTTGGCGTTTTGTGTAAATTGTCTACCTGTCAAAAAATCTCCTgtcaaaatatctttttttataaGCTTTATTCAGCAATTGATTGGATGCTCTCTAATCTTtgtacaacaacaaaaaaataataaatgaacaaTTTGAGGGATAAAGTAAATAGGAAGATGGCGgcgggaaaattgattttactttcttttttcCCTCTGCAGTGACTTTACGAGAggaattttttcatatttgcaaacaaaaaaaaattgtgtaaatcagagaaacataaaaaataacaaaaatattgtataaactgtgaaaataaatatttttttcatttttttttaaatatttaagtttaaaaaaagagGAGGAATATTGAGTCTTGTCATTTTGACCATTCGTTTAGTTCTAtgctatttttccttttttatgttttttttcttaaaggggCGTGGGGAagtctacaaaatattttaattaaaagattttatacctctatctctctctctctctttcactATAATCTATGTGGAGTGGATAGTTGATTTTCTCATCTACGATATTCCTTTGGATTATTCTTAGTTCATCATTATCTCTTGATTTTCTTTCTATAAttgtttcttttcatttttcttttttagtttttaaagtaATCTGGCAGTATTcgtgggtgttttttttttgagatatcttcttcttcttcattataTATTCATTTGAGGAATATTATATGCACGATTTAAGTTTTATAAGAGTATGTAGAGTAAATAAAAGTTGTGTTCTTTTACCTTGTCTTTCAATTTGGTGTAGTGGCCTTGGCGTTTTCACATTTCGTGAAGTCTATTTGAGCATAGTTGAAGGCGACAGCCGGCACTTGGGTAGCCCCCGCAGGAGCAGCATTGGGGCTGGGACTGGCCGATGAGTCACCGGAAAGGGAATTGTTCTTCGAGCTGGCACTCGATGATGACAGTTCTGTGGCTTCTTGACGTGCCAGTGGTGCCACCTGACTGCCAGCATTTGCACTGCACGGTGGCAGATCGAGACTGGCATAGTGAAGCTCTCGCTCAGACGTCACCGATGGCGGCCTCGATGTAGCATCTGTGACAGAATCCGGCCTTGAGGTGGACTCCGTAAAGGACTGAGGACGCATAAGTGTGGCACTGGAGGGACTCTTGCTGCCGCAGAGTGTACTGGAGGATGACGATGAGCCGCACAGTGTTGAAGCGGAGGAGGAAGACGAAATAGGTGGCACGTGGTCGCTATTTGCAGAATTTGGACGATTGAGACTCAAACTGGAGATCTTCGATGTGATCTTGTCACTATTCACCGAATTTGGCCTCGATGCAACACGCAGAGAGTCAAAAGAAGCATCAGATTCCTTACCGTACCTTCAAAAATCCCCCAAAAGCACAAAAGTTAAGATATAATTCTTCCAAAATCCCCTTTCATCAACTTACCAGAAAGGACGCTTCAGGGAAGATGGATTTGCGCTTCGAGGACTCACAACTTTATCCTCCCTGGATGCCTCCTCCTCAGCTTGAGCAATTGGGATGAATCCCTCAAAGTTATTCAGTGAAATCTGACTGGAATTGTTGCTCAATGGGGTTTTCTTGGGTATCCTCTCAACTGTAGTTGCTGGTCTCATCAAAACATAATCACCAGCAACATCTTCAGCACTATTCCTCAGCGGTGAGACAGATGGAGTGATCTTCCGGACACCAACTGGTGTGCAGTTGACATAGTCCGGAACCTCCATTGACAGTCTTCGGATTTTGGTCTGTTGAGCCACTGAATCCACATACCTATTTTCCAGCATCTCTTCAGCGTGGCACTTTCTCACTCCTACCTTCCCCATGGATTCCTCTGCATCCATGGGAACAGGAGTTGTTGGAGTAGCTACTCCGCTACTACCGTGAGAAACTTCTTCCTCGGCTAGCATTAGAGTGCCACTTGTGCCATCTATTAAGCATTTACGGGGTTCTGTATGCTGGAATGGTTTCATGGGACTGCTAGGGCTGAAGGGGAAGATGGCAGCATTGGAGCCTACCCGGAAAAAAATTCTGTGAGCTTTCTGGCAATTAGGCTTGAGTCTTATATTTAGAATGGCTAAACACTTCCAACCGTGATCGTTACACGATTtatgtcacaattgaggtgtgccttgtacacaggactctgtgccttgtaaagagggataaatattctatatttccacCTAAAAAGTTTTTCGGAACTCGAAATATAAGCtgagtttggaagcaatttatgagtCGGCTTCAAACAGTCTTTACAGTCCTAACGGACTACATCAATGGCAAGCGAGGTTACCGACATCATGGTGTAATTAAAGGTGACGAACAATTGGTCCTTCTCCtttgaaaatagaaaaatggCGGCATGTGATCGCTTTTCTAGTCGGTTGCTCTCAAATTGACAGCACAAAAGGTAAACAAATGGTGTTGGAATGAAAAATAGTGTTAAATTGGTgaataattaagaaattttcgAGTAATATGTGTATTAATTGACTGAAAGTGAGTTTTCTAATGTTCATTGAGACTGCAATTGTCTTTCAAGTgatgaaattttatgttttatccTTGGAAATATCCGAAATATCTGTAATATCAAGGCAGcgttattttgggaaatttcaaagaaaactgGTGATAATCACCCTCAAGATTAAGTGGAAAATCATCTTTATGGAGTCCTCAATGAAGCCCTTTCATTGGATTCGTGAATGTTATGTGCAAAATTGCAAATACAAAATAAGATGCAAATTTAGCTTCCACAGAACACATTTTGTTCCGGATCCGGGACAATAATGATCAGAAGCATCAGCTATCACGATATTATGAGTAggataatatatataataaataatttgtatatattgtaaatatttctaTCAAAGTCACTTggatttacataatttttttgtactGTCCTCTCTTTGTCTTGACAATTTTCTAAGTAAATCGGTGcttagaatgttttttttatattttcagtgATATTTTGGAAAACTTCCAGAGTGACCACAAAGCGACCATCTTCAacgaacaatatttaaaaagcaACCACAAGACGCCATTTTACATACTGTCAAAAATTTTCGTCATGAAGCAGAGGACAAGGAACAAACATACAAGTTTGGGGTAGTTTGAATTACCCCAAATCCACATTATTGTTCGTGAAAGTTCAAGGCGTGAGAGCTGTTACTTGTTACACAGctcagaaaatctcaaaaatatcaaataactCTATATCTcttcaaaattgcttaaaaacaTTACATCGGATAAGATAGATTGGATATTCTTAATGGCTATCCAACAGATATTATATTCAAATAGAGAAATTTCCCGCTAGAGGTCCTAAGCTACTTGGGATTTGCAACCAACTTCATTCCCTTCGAGCTGTCAAATATTACATTAATAAAGAGCACGAGGAGGACGAGTAAAACAGTGTTTCCAATACATTTTTGGTCATTCTGAGccggaataattaaaattctttacaaaattttctaaaaaaaaagaatcttacCTGTTGGCGTAACAATTCCACTATCCTTGGATTCGGACCTATGAGCTGGAGGTTGTGTTGTTGGACCACTTGACAGTGGTAGGAAAGACTGTTGACTTTCACTTTTGCCTGTAAGTGAACTTCTCCCTGTATACAGTGTTTGCTTCCCCTGCTGAATAGCAATGGGCATGGAGGTCATTCTCTGAGTTCCTGCCTCTTTCTTGGTATTCCTCCTTGCCCCTTGGAAGCTCATGTTGATGTATTCGTCAGAAGCCGGCTTCTCTGGGATTGTATTGTTGTTCACTGTTTTGCTGTTCTTTGGCCAGGACATCTCGATGTAGCCTTCAGGTGCACTTGACATTCTTGGCATATCTACATCCATTTTCTCATGAATTCCCTCCACTGGACTCATATTGAGGTAGTCATCGGATGTTGTGGATGTCTTTGGGGATGTGGCGAGCACTGATCCACTGGGAGCTCCTCGTCCCATAACCGGAGACATTTCCACATTGTTGTTGTTCTTGGCCAGAGACCTCAGTGGTACCGTTCGAGGAGACATGTATGACTTCACTGGGGAACTTGAGAGACTGGGACTCTTGGTTACAGCAACAGGTTTCATTTCCACATAACCATCTGTGTTATCTGTTGATGTCCTCGTGAATCCCTCATTGTTAAAATTGCAGGATTCTGAGGATTGGGATGTGGGTACGGGCATTGGCATTGTGGAAGTTGGAGTATCTTCATCGCCCCGCGAGAAGTCAATCTCCATAAAGTCATCCATTAACTCTTGATTTGTTCTTTTGTCCAGCATTGGAGCACTGGAGGACTTCTTTCCACCCTTTCCTGAGCCATTGTTATTGGCTCGATTGGTCTGGACAATGGTGGATTGAGCATGCAAACCACCCTTGTACTGCTCCGAACGTGGAACTTTGGCACGAGAACCGAGAGAGAAGGCACGAGCCCTCAGGCTCGAATTATCTGTATTCAGAAGATCAATCCGAAATTTTCTCTTATTGTGCTCTATTCGGCTACCCACAGAATATGCCCTGATGGGTCGATCTGCTGATGTATTATCCTCCTCATCGGGTGTAAACCTCGCAAAAACCTTTTCCAATGGATAATCCGCAAATCTTGTGTCTGTCGACGGAGTTCCCGATGTAATGCTGGAACTTGATGCAGCTGAACTCATTCCACTCAGTCCCTGATGTCGATGTGATGCATCCATATCCACGTACTGATCATTTTGCGATCCCCCATCGACTCCTTCCTCTGCCAGGCTCGAAGCACGACTGTGCACACCTGAGCTCCCTGTATAAACACCTCGTCCAAAGTCCACACCAGGGGACATTGGAAGGTAACCTGAAGAACCTGTGGGATCCCCTGGGGAACTCCCACACGGACTGTACATCTCGATGTAGCTGCTGCGACCTTCAACTGAACCCACAGGTGGTGCAGGACTACCCTTTCTCTGGCCCTGACTCTGGGTAATTGGCAAAGAAAGGGATGTACCATTCTGACTGATACCCTTCTCTCCAAACCTGTGACTACGATCGTATGTGGTGTGTATCTTTTTGTCACTGTTCCAGTAGTCATCGGAATTCTCTTCCAATATCGCTGATTCCTGGGACATTCCGCTGCAAAGAATATATTATAAATCAGAAATTGGCTCTAGCTACAacaaattcattcattcattcattttccacTGATTATCCGCTTATCACTATCCGGGTGGCGGACCTAAGACACCCGGGTTAGAAGCCCAGTGTTTTCAGGCGACGAGGGTGCAGGGAGTAGAGCTGTTACCTGTTACACACCTCagaaaacttcaaaaatatcaaaagactATATCTcttcaaaattgtttaaaaacatTACATCGGATAAGATAGATTGGATATTCTTAATGGCTATCCAACAGacgttaaatttaaattggagAAATTTCCCGCTAGAGGTCCTAAGCTATTTGTGACTTGCAGCCAATTTCATTCCCTTCGAGCTGTCAAATATTCCATTAATAAGAGCACGAGGAGGACACGAGTAAAACAGTACTTCCAATACATTTTTGGTCATTCTGAGccggaataattaaaattctttacaaaGTTTAACTAGGCAAGAGAAAATTAGGTGGCCAGCGAAAAGACCGCTAAGCTCTTCTTCAGGGAACCCTCTATAATttgtagcacgaatgctacaggTCCCACACTATAACATGCTGTTAAtcactacacacagaaaaatggaaaattcttaaacagaaataccgaggaatttaatttcaaatcccatccgaTGAATGCCAATGcataattctaaatccttgatcatttagttttagttgcaatttgcaaatctgtagacatttttcactttccagctaatgcagaacttaagttcccgatctcttaacttgaaagagctagggattctagcccatttttttggctcagagcttctaaacttaaacgcctcggggattcacgtccaatttaagttcccaggatcttatatattcttaaatttagagtcaaaatttttctgtgtgtgcaAATAAAGGAAACTTACCCCATGTATCGCTGGAAGTGATGGCCATATTCGTCCGGCGTGAGCGATTGCCCAAAGCCGTCAGTCTCATCGATGCTGAGCGAGGATCCGTCGCTCTCGGAGCAGGCCCCAGACGGACTCAGCGGGCATGAGTTGACCGGAGGACTGTTACTGTGCCTGTTGTACATGGAGTGAGGTCGATTGGAGGGAATCGACCTCGGTGGTGGCATCGACGTGTTGTTCTGCTGGCTACTCTCGCTAATGGCGCGATTTCGCGACGGGAGACTGTCACATCGCTCCCTCTTCATGGCTGAACCTTGAGAAAGCACCATGAGAACAAGAAAAGTATTAGACcacaatgtcatttgaggaaaacCCCGacagtgtgaaaaaaaaataagagaaggAGGAATGGGACAAAAGGGATCTCAAAAAAAGCTCAAAGTATATGAAAGGATAAGAGAATGAGACAGAGAGGGAATAAAaccactgcaatttttttttctttaagggAAGGAGGTAGCACATAATTTGAATAATGCCAATGGAATTTCCATGATTTAGTGATAGAATGAAAGTTTATATTGGAAAGAAAGCACTTAATTGAGGTCAATTCACCAAACACACTCTCACACAAAACCAATTTAGCAATAAATCATTTATggaatttttgtataataacATAAACATATATTATTCGCATAACATACCGCAAAAAACGAGAATTTTTTGGTTTGAATTTGTTTTTTGTGTGAACCAAACACCATCCCCCTTCACACAGAGGTTAGTCAATATATTGCCATATTTAATTGATCACAATTGCTCTTGTATAATTTTCTGatcaattattttttagttACATGATTAATAACAAACATTATGTTGCTCGcagacttttttttctatttaagtgAAGCACAATCGATTGAAATAGGTGCCTTTTACTATATTGATATGCAAAATTTGTGTCGATTTATTaagttgaaattgaaattcgaaAGGGGAGTTCCGGATATGGCAACACTAAtcgatgaattttaattttgacagttatGATACAacttattaataatttattgtattcAAATTGGAGATATCATCTGGCAACCCTAATCGATGATTTTCTCCactaacaaattttaaaacaatttatttatttatttgttgtaCATTATGCCATATGACAACTTACAAATCTGTTCGAATTTATTGTATAACAATTTCAGATACCATCTGGCAACACTAATTAATGATATTGTGCTTTGATAGCCTAAAATCGAAAAGTTGTGCGTGCAGCAtaagaaaattcatataaaaACGCATAATACagataattatgaaataatgtaCAAATTGATTAGATAAGATTTCAGCCAAACAATTAATATGGATTTTCTGTGAAAAGTTCCATTGGAACTTTTCACGTTCAATTACTCCTCAACAACTTTCCCGAAAATCCTTTTCTTGGGAGAAGCAATCAGTAATACTTAAAAGAATGTAATTTCTCATTTGCAGAGCTTTCCCTCAAaccaaacaaaaaaacaaaaccaGAAAAACTTTCCTGTAGCATGACAAAAAGCTCACATACTGcaaaaaaaagctctagagTATTTTTGTACGACACTGTCTCAACACAAATCTTATAACGAAGAAGAAAAAACTTAGGAAATGAGAGATTGTTCCTCATTTGAGGATGGGggttgaagaaaaataaaaattaataactcaATTTCTTAAGGGAGAAGACAAAACTTTCAAGTGAACTTTCTCAAGATTGCGCAGGGGGAAAGGTCGCTTAAAAAGCTCCATATGTTTGTGCAGTACAGAGATAATTTTGTTACAATTTTTTCACCATTTACTTCTTATTGGTTATTCTTTGTTTTCCACAGAGACATCCTCGAATGGGGGGATGAAGTAAGGTTCAAAGAGTAGAATTTTATACTCCCTGACctctactgtttttttttattctcatgGCACTTTTCCCCCGGGGAAAAACTCCAGCAAAAGAAGACAGGATGGGAGGCAGTCGCCCTGATAAGGAAGTCGGGAAGAAACTTGAGATGGAAAACGCATGGAATGAAAAAGTTCAATCTAACGAACGCAATaaaatcaggaagaaaaagTTCAAACACTGGAGATCACTGCATTCAAAAAGTAGTAATGAACTTTAGTCATattgaattgataaaaataaatgaacatttgaggttatattgtaCATAACCTAAATCAAATTTCCAGCTGGGAAGATGTTAAAGATATTTCAATagtgaatttctcaaaattgaggttatggCAACTTAAACACTTTATCAAACCATAAGATAATGCTtcgaaatttaataattttgaggttatccCGGAGGAACAAAACAACACTTCAAGTTTCTCAAATAAGAATAACTGATGAATTCAAATTGTACAAATTTgttatgtgaagaaaattttgcatagaggctgaattagaaccatttttctttGGTACTTCTTCAATGGTATCCTTACTGTATTAAATTCCCCAACAAattccattaaataaataaataaataataataaattctctAAACTTATTATTCTTAAATTAAGATTATTGAATTTCATGTAAATGCcgtttattttcgaaaatattgttcatatgTGCGAATTGTAAAGTGCCACTTacagggtaaattaagctaattcaaaacctaccctaaatggaaatttttcgctactccaaatggatacgtcattgtttttttttacttattatttttcttattttcttattattttatatgggaaaggag encodes the following:
- the LOC129806091 gene encoding insulin receptor substrate 2-B isoform X4; this translates as MSTSFQNRMSTLVASTAASALSSSSSPMTASTNDPKANAGIVLQGYYRKLKTMKKKYFVLYSDTKERSARLEYYDSEKKFKTNFGHPKRTIVLRTCFNINRRTDTKHKWVVALYTKDDCFCIVFDNEQDLNTWLRNLLAQQRGDDSTGDPPRPNFEHTWSVQVQRKGLAEDKGIIGNYHLCLTEKSLTLVRVGSATTVTGDHRLGSVEFLLTTIRRCGNTQCFFYMEVGRHSAIGAGELWMETQDPFIAENMHQTIISASASCKNREDYMGPVRPRSSSANEASKPISMTMRRQTHVGQKPMNFSPSGESPPANASTFSTCSSACTVVQAPNFKSAQQDTFSCHDGGSPDKNPLTCSHEEDMILSQHDGSAMKRERCDSLPSRNRAISESSQQNNTSMPPPRSIPSNRPHSMYNRHSNSPPVNSCPLSPSGACSESDGSSLSIDETDGFGQSLTPDEYGHHFQRYMGGMSQESAILEENSDDYWNSDKKIHTTYDRSHRFGEKGISQNGTSLSLPITQSQGQRKGSPAPPVGSVEGRSSYIEMYSPCGSSPGDPTGSSGYLPMSPGVDFGRGVYTGSSGVHSRASSLAEEGVDGGSQNDQYVDMDASHRHQGLSGMSSAASSSSITSGTPSTDTRFADYPLEKVFARFTPDEEDNTSADRPIRAYSVGSRIEHNKRKFRIDLLNTDNSSLRARAFSLGSRAKVPRSEQYKGGLHAQSTIVQTNRANNNGSGKGGKKSSSAPMLDKRTNQELMDDFMEIDFSRGDEDTPTSTMPMPVPTSQSSESCNFNNEGFTRTSTDNTDGYVEMKPVAVTKSPSLSSSPVKSYMSPRTVPLRSLAKNNNNVEMSPVMGRGAPSGSVLATSPKTSTTSDDYLNMSPVEGIHEKMDVDMPRMSSAPEGYIEMSWPKNSKTVNNNTIPEKPASDEYINMSFQGARRNTKKEAGTQRMTSMPIAIQQGKQTLYTGRSSLTGKSESQQSFLPLSSGPTTQPPAHRSESKDSGIVTPTGSNAAIFPFSPSSPMKPFQHTEPRKCLIDGTSGTLMLAEEEVSHGSSGVATPTTPVPMDAEESMGKVGVRKCHAEEMLENRYVDSVAQQTKIRRLSMEVPDYVNCTPVGVRKITPSVSPLRNSAEDVAGDYVLMRPATTVERIPKKTPLSNNSSQISLNNFEGFIPIAQAEEEASREDKVVSPRSANPSSLKRPFWYGKESDASFDSLRVASRPNSVNSDKITSKISSLSLNRPNSANSDHVPPISSSSSASTLCGSSSSSSTLCGSKSPSSATLMRPQSFTESTSRPDSVTDATSRPPSVTSERELHYASLDLPPCSANAGSQVAPLARQEATELSSSSASSKNNSLSGDSSASPSPNAAPAGATQVPAVAFNYAQIDFTKCENAKATTPN
- the LOC129806091 gene encoding insulin receptor substrate 2-B isoform X5, whose amino-acid sequence is MSTSFQNRMSTLVASTAASALSSSSSPMTASTNDPKANAGIVLQGYYRKLKTMKKKYFVLYSDTKERSARLEYYDSEKKFKTNFGHPKRTIVLRTCFNINRRTDTKHKWVVALYTKDDCFCIVFDNEQDLNTWLRNLLAQQRGDDSTGDPPRPNFEHTWSVQVQRKGLAEDKGIIGNYHLCLTEKSLTLVRVGSATTVTGDHRLGSVEFLLTTIRRCGNTQCFFYMEVGRHSAIGAGELWMETQDPFIAENMHQTIISASASCKNREDYMGPVRPRSSSANEASKPISMTMRRQTHVGQKPMNFSPSGVMSTTSNCSTIISTTTPAITRTTYNPQYPSTAPLRPLMAQRRHSVSGSAMKRERCDSLPSRNRAISESSQQNNTSMPPPRSIPSNRPHSMYNRHSNSPPVNSCPLSPSGACSESDGSSLSIDETDGFGQSLTPDEYGHHFQRYMGGMSQESAILEENSDDYWNSDKKIHTTYDRSHRFGEKGISQNGTSLSLPITQSQGQRKGSPAPPVGSVEGRSSYIEMYSPCGSSPGDPTGSSGYLPMSPGVDFGRGVYTGSSGVHSRASSLAEEGVDGGSQNDQYVDMDASHRHQGLSGMSSAASSSSITSGTPSTDTRFADYPLEKVFARFTPDEEDNTSADRPIRAYSVGSRIEHNKRKFRIDLLNTDNSSLRARAFSLGSRAKVPRSEQYKGGLHAQSTIVQTNRANNNGSGKGGKKSSSAPMLDKRTNQELMDDFMEIDFSRGDEDTPTSTMPMPVPTSQSSESCNFNNEGFTRTSTDNTDGYVEMKPVAVTKSPSLSSSPVKSYMSPRTVPLRSLAKNNNNVEMSPVMGRGAPSGSVLATSPKTSTTSDDYLNMSPVEGIHEKMDVDMPRMSSAPEGYIEMSWPKNSKTVNNNTIPEKPASDEYINMSFQGARRNTKKEAGTQRMTSMPIAIQQGKQTLYTGRSSLTGKSESQQSFLPLSSGPTTQPPAHRSESKDSGIVTPTGSNAAIFPFSPSSPMKPFQHTEPRKCLIDGTSGTLMLAEEEVSHGSSGVATPTTPVPMDAEESMGKVGVRKCHAEEMLENRYVDSVAQQTKIRRLSMEVPDYVNCTPVGVRKITPSVSPLRNSAEDVAGDYVLMRPATTVERIPKKTPLSNNSSQISLNNFEGFIPIAQAEEEASREDKVVSPRSANPSSLKRPFWYGKESDASFDSLRVASRPNSVNSDKITSKISSLSLNRPNSANSDHVPPISSSSSASTLCGSSSSSSTLCGSKSPSSATLMRPQSFTESTSRPDSVTDATSRPPSVTSERELHYASLDLPPCSANAGSQVAPLARQEATELSSSSASSKNNSLSGDSSASPSPNAAPAGATQVPAVAFNYAQIDFTKCENAKATTPN